One part of the Nostoc sp. PCC 7120 = FACHB-418 genome encodes these proteins:
- a CDS encoding peptidase domain-containing ABC transporter, translating to MVSRENSKADGEITSELKLLDNESLKIKVLAAIPWNQPPLNWLTPEQRSLLEERLEIRRYRLGEKIWSSEAGGYQFFIVAGKVRLREEGSGQSLAAIQMGDWFGDLQKLPGEYKAVAASKEVIVACWDTHLWAEISTPAMEDFWLGLSKQEHTEMENEVTSVQSPALQQPLTPPEQTPQSPTPVTLSYPFVSSWNTGAACLTMAAQHLENAVNLEWVQRQLRGQSPKQVVEAGEKLGFVLRRLQMTWAELRQLTFPALLLLQAESTPDPSWVIAYGVKGDRLIIANPLNPDNLCESLPQSVVEQCWDGQLWQVELISKQEKFNLSWFTPAVWKYRKLLAEVLLASFTLQLLGLGTPLITQVVIDKVMVQESLPTLDVMAIALLLIAVFESILGILRLFIFTHTARRLDLSLSAQLFRHLMRLPLAYFESRRVGDTVARVQELEQIRQFLTGTALTVILDSIFAVVYLALMFYYNIPLTFVALAVLPLFATLTIVATPILRNWLNETFNRSADSQSFLVETVTGIHSVKAHAAESVARDRWEGLFARFVRTGFKASTTSNISSNIGDFLTNFSSLLILWFGAKLVIDQKLTIGQLVAFQMLSGRVTGPLLRLVQLWQNLQQVLLSVDRIGDILNVAPEAEMGTGLVLPPLKGQVSFEQIFFRYKTNTEPVLRGISFNVEPGQFVGIVGRSGSGKSTLSKLLQRLYQIESGRILIDGFDIKSADLSSLRQQIGVVLQEDFLFNGSILENITLGNPDITAEQVVEAARLAVAHDFISQLPYGYETNVGERGTALSGGQRQRIALARLFLSDSPILVLDEATSALDSETEQQVLQNLQKISANRTVFLIAHRFAPLKRADLILVLEKGVIAERGTHPELLQQKGLYWSLYQRQQANV from the coding sequence AAAATCTGGTCAAGCGAAGCTGGTGGTTATCAGTTTTTCATTGTGGCTGGGAAAGTCCGCTTGCGGGAGGAAGGAAGCGGTCAATCCTTAGCTGCTATACAAATGGGAGATTGGTTTGGTGACTTACAAAAGCTACCGGGAGAATACAAAGCCGTAGCTGCTAGTAAGGAAGTGATAGTGGCTTGTTGGGATACACATCTGTGGGCGGAAATATCTACTCCCGCGATGGAAGATTTTTGGCTGGGATTGTCGAAACAAGAGCATACTGAGATGGAGAATGAGGTCACATCCGTCCAGTCTCCTGCTTTGCAACAACCGCTTACGCCTCCAGAACAAACTCCCCAAAGTCCTACACCTGTAACCCTGAGTTATCCTTTTGTTAGCAGTTGGAATACGGGTGCGGCTTGTTTAACAATGGCAGCCCAACACCTGGAAAATGCGGTGAATTTGGAATGGGTACAACGCCAACTGCGGGGGCAAAGTCCTAAACAAGTGGTAGAAGCCGGAGAAAAACTAGGCTTCGTACTGCGAAGATTGCAGATGACTTGGGCTGAGTTGCGTCAGCTGACTTTCCCAGCTTTGTTGCTGTTACAAGCCGAGTCCACGCCTGATCCTTCTTGGGTGATAGCTTATGGAGTCAAAGGCGATCGCTTAATTATTGCTAATCCCTTAAATCCTGATAATCTTTGTGAGAGTCTACCACAATCAGTGGTGGAACAATGCTGGGATGGTCAGTTGTGGCAAGTAGAACTGATATCCAAACAAGAAAAATTTAACCTGAGTTGGTTCACCCCAGCCGTTTGGAAATATCGCAAACTCTTAGCAGAAGTATTATTAGCGTCTTTTACCTTGCAACTATTGGGTTTAGGTACACCACTAATTACCCAAGTTGTGATTGATAAGGTCATGGTACAGGAGAGTTTACCAACTCTCGATGTCATGGCGATCGCACTTTTGTTAATCGCTGTGTTTGAATCGATATTGGGTATTCTGCGGTTATTTATCTTTACTCATACAGCCAGACGTTTAGATTTAAGCTTATCAGCACAATTATTTCGTCATTTGATGCGCCTACCCTTGGCTTATTTTGAGTCCAGGCGTGTAGGCGACACCGTAGCCAGGGTTCAGGAACTAGAACAAATTCGTCAGTTTCTCACAGGCACAGCACTAACGGTAATTTTAGATAGCATCTTTGCCGTCGTGTATTTGGCATTGATGTTTTATTACAATATTCCTCTCACTTTTGTGGCGTTAGCGGTGCTGCCCTTATTTGCCACACTGACTATAGTTGCTACACCAATTTTACGTAACTGGCTAAACGAAACCTTTAACCGCAGTGCCGACAGCCAATCATTTTTAGTAGAAACAGTTACAGGTATTCATTCTGTCAAAGCTCATGCAGCTGAATCAGTAGCACGCGATCGCTGGGAAGGATTATTTGCTCGTTTCGTGCGTACTGGTTTCAAAGCCTCTACCACATCCAACATTAGCAGTAATATTGGCGACTTTCTCACAAACTTTTCCTCTTTACTAATTCTGTGGTTTGGGGCAAAATTAGTCATTGACCAAAAACTAACAATTGGTCAATTGGTCGCCTTTCAAATGCTTTCTGGTAGGGTGACAGGGCCACTTTTACGCCTAGTACAGTTGTGGCAAAATCTGCAACAAGTCCTACTTTCCGTAGACCGGATTGGGGATATTCTCAACGTCGCCCCAGAAGCAGAGATGGGAACTGGTTTAGTTTTACCACCCCTGAAAGGTCAAGTTAGTTTTGAGCAAATATTTTTCCGCTACAAAACCAATACAGAACCCGTACTGCGTGGGATTTCCTTTAATGTAGAACCAGGACAGTTTGTGGGAATTGTTGGGCGTAGTGGTTCTGGGAAAAGTACCCTGTCTAAGTTGCTACAAAGGCTTTATCAAATTGAATCAGGACGGATTCTGATTGATGGTTTTGATATCAAAAGTGCAGATTTGTCCTCCCTGAGACAACAAATTGGCGTAGTTCTTCAAGAAGACTTCTTATTTAACGGTTCCATCTTGGAAAATATCACATTGGGGAATCCTGATATTACCGCCGAGCAGGTAGTGGAAGCTGCTAGATTAGCTGTAGCCCATGATTTTATCAGTCAATTGCCCTACGGTTACGAAACGAACGTAGGAGAGAGGGGTACAGCTTTATCGGGTGGACAAAGACAACGCATTGCTTTAGCCAGGTTGTTTCTCTCCGACTCGCCGATTCTCGTGTTGGATGAAGCCACCAGCGCTTTAGACAGTGAAACCGAACAGCAAGTGTTACAAAATCTGCAAAAGATTTCTGCTAACCGCACTGTGTTTCTGATTGCTCACCGCTTTGCACCCCTAAAACGAGCAGATTTGATTCTCGTGTTAGAAAAAGGCGTGATTGCAGAACGGGGAACCCATCCAGAGCTTTTACAACAAAAAGGCTTGTATTGGTCACTGTACCAACGTCAACAAGCAAATGTGTAA
- a CDS encoding CARDB domain-containing protein: MSVTREYSNLSDTLSSARNSRIFNSNKDYFPLDAAINSIIGSSYTGEATEVLASNSYLSNDLRRNNISDANFTQASLLPDLTAPISSIPISANVGSSIQINYQVRNQGSASAGASFTYFYLSPDFNLDSSDRYLGFDSVSGLAAGASSQESATLSIGSNITPGNYYLIYYVDGNGYVIESNENNNAFGAAISITQPDLTVLNASIPTSARVGSSIQINYQVRNQGNGSAGDSNTKFYLSPDLNIDSSDLYLGLDYVSGLAAGASRQESATFTIGSNINPGNYYLIYYADADGYVSESNENNNAFGNLINITSAGNPDLIIQNNPTAPTTASVGSTIQLSYQVRNQGAGNAVASTTRFYLSRDTTFSTDDVLLGSDAVNSIAAGGVSAETASIVIANSIAAGNYHLLFRTDADSKVAESNENNNVVSRAITINTADLIIQNATAATTASVGSAIALSYQVRNQGAGNAVASTTRFYLSRDTTFSTDDVLLGSDAVNSIAAGGVSAETASIVIANSIAAGNYHLLFRTDADSKVAESNENNNVVSRAITINTADLIIQNATAATTASVGSAIALSYQVRNQGAGNAVASTTRFYLSRDTTFSTDDVLLGSDAVNSIAAGAVSSETASIVIANSIAGGNYHLLFRTDADSTVAESNENNNVVSRAITINGPRPDLIIQNISAPSIVDPGNIFTLNYQVANLGNASAGNHRTKIYLSRDTTLSNDDILLASDPNYFYPVLNAGTYSSESYLWSISRDINFGNYHLLLQADGNSEISESNETNNVTAKAITIAAPDLIVQNPSAPTSANIGTTISLSYQLRNQGNGNAGFHFTNFYLSQDQTLSNDDVYLGFDSISSLAPSAVASRSTSLTIRSNTVPGNYYLLYRADGDGTIRESNENNNVAARAITITAPDLVIQNATSASSAAIGTTLQVNYQLKNQGNGTAGGSKTSFYLSRDTAFGDDDIYLGIETEANASLTPGSVISRSTSITFNSTLNPGKYYVILKADGAGSVAESNESNNGFYVDTPITLNPANGGGFNSTTGYGLVNAAAAVAKALNQSTFADVPDLGGNDWGADAIKAPEVWAKGYTGQGVIVAVVDSGVDYTHPDLSANMWRNSREIAGNGIDDDGNGFIDDIYGWNFFDNNNTPLDEGGHGTHVAGTIAAVRNTFGVTGIAYNAKIMALKALGGSQGANSGNSVGNSIRYAADNGARVINLSLGGSNPSPDTLSAIQYAISKGAIVVSASGNESESAPGYPARYADQFGIAVGAVNYNRTLTNFSNRAGTTPMAYVTAPGAYSNLDIGIYSTLPGAKYGLMPGTSMAAPHVAGVVALMLSARNNLTDAQARQILTSTAANGGTLPSANLSTLSNTGSSNTTLSGLTSSYTRASLVEISNWTTIPREQSNTRDLANLSRTFAYYQDSRDYQSVLSSQEVDIDEESINKRRRNTPKTVRIS, encoded by the coding sequence ATGAGTGTTACCCGTGAATATAGCAACTTAAGCGATACATTATCATCTGCTAGGAACTCTAGGATTTTTAATAGTAATAAAGATTACTTTCCCCTCGATGCTGCCATAAACTCAATCATCGGTAGTAGTTACACAGGTGAAGCGACAGAAGTTTTAGCATCTAATAGCTACCTAAGTAATGATTTAAGAAGAAATAATATAAGTGACGCTAATTTTACACAAGCATCACTCCTACCAGACCTAACAGCACCAATCAGCTCAATTCCCATTTCTGCTAATGTCGGGAGCAGTATTCAAATCAACTATCAAGTCAGAAACCAAGGTAGTGCAAGTGCTGGAGCCAGCTTCACCTACTTCTACTTATCTCCCGATTTTAATCTCGATAGTAGTGATAGATATCTAGGCTTTGACTCTGTGAGTGGTCTGGCGGCTGGTGCTTCTAGCCAAGAGTCAGCCACACTCAGCATTGGTAGTAATATCACCCCTGGTAACTACTATTTGATTTACTATGTGGATGGTAATGGCTATGTGATTGAAAGTAATGAAAATAACAATGCCTTCGGCGCGGCAATCTCAATTACCCAGCCAGACTTAACTGTATTAAACGCCTCAATTCCCACCTCAGCAAGGGTTGGGAGCAGTATTCAAATTAACTATCAAGTCAGGAATCAAGGTAATGGAAGTGCTGGTGATAGCAATACCAAATTCTACTTATCTCCAGATTTGAATATTGATAGTAGTGATTTATATCTAGGTTTGGACTATGTGAGTGGTCTGGCGGCTGGTGCTTCTAGACAAGAGTCAGCCACATTCACCATTGGTAGTAACATCAACCCTGGTAACTACTATTTGATTTACTATGCTGATGCTGATGGCTATGTGAGTGAAAGCAATGAAAATAATAATGCCTTTGGCAATCTAATTAATATTACTTCGGCAGGGAATCCAGACCTGATTATTCAAAACAACCCCACAGCACCAACGACAGCATCAGTAGGTAGTACTATCCAACTGAGTTATCAGGTAAGAAACCAAGGTGCTGGAAATGCCGTTGCGAGTACCACCAGATTCTACCTTTCTAGAGACACAACATTCAGCACAGATGATGTGTTGTTGGGTTCAGATGCAGTGAATAGCATCGCCGCAGGTGGTGTAAGCGCCGAAACAGCCTCGATTGTCATAGCCAATAGCATTGCGGCTGGTAACTATCATTTGTTGTTCAGAACTGATGCTGATAGCAAAGTGGCAGAGAGTAATGAAAATAATAATGTGGTTTCTAGAGCCATCACAATTAACACAGCTGATTTAATTATTCAAAACGCCACAGCAGCAACGACAGCATCAGTAGGTAGTGCGATCGCATTGAGTTATCAGGTAAGAAACCAAGGTGCTGGAAATGCCGTTGCGAGTACCACCAGATTCTACCTTTCTAGAGACACAACATTCAGTACAGATGATGTGTTGTTAGGTTCAGATGCAGTTAATAGCATTGCCGCAGGTGGTGTAAGCGCCGAAACAGCCTCGATTGTCATAGCCAATAGCATTGCGGCTGGTAACTATCATTTGTTGTTCAGAACTGATGCTGATAGCAAAGTGGCAGAAAGTAATGAAAATAATAATGTGGTTTCTAGAGCCATCACAATTAACACAGCTGATTTAATTATTCAAAACGCCACAGCAGCAACGACAGCATCAGTAGGTAGTGCGATCGCATTGAGTTATCAGGTAAGAAACCAAGGTGCTGGAAATGCCGTTGCGAGTACCACCAGATTCTACCTTTCTAGAGACACAACATTCAGTACAGATGATGTGTTGTTAGGTTCAGATGCAGTCAATAGCATTGCCGCAGGTGCTGTCAGTTCCGAAACAGCCTCGATTGTTATAGCTAATAGTATCGCCGGAGGTAACTATCATTTGCTGTTCAGAACTGATGCTGATAGCACAGTGGCAGAAAGTAATGAAAATAATAATGTGGTTTCTAGAGCTATTACGATTAATGGCCCAAGACCCGACCTGATCATCCAAAATATTTCCGCTCCTAGTATTGTTGACCCTGGTAACATATTTACACTCAACTACCAAGTAGCGAATTTAGGTAATGCTAGTGCTGGTAATCATAGAACTAAGATTTATTTGTCTAGGGACACAACTCTTAGTAACGATGATATATTGCTAGCCTCTGACCCGAACTACTTTTATCCTGTACTAAATGCTGGCACTTATAGTTCGGAATCTTACCTTTGGTCTATAAGTAGGGATATCAATTTTGGTAACTACCATCTGCTATTGCAAGCTGATGGCAATAGTGAAATCAGTGAAAGCAACGAAACCAACAATGTCACCGCCAAAGCGATTACAATTGCGGCACCAGATTTAATTGTCCAGAATCCTTCGGCTCCTACCAGCGCAAACATTGGGACAACAATTTCACTTAGCTATCAATTAAGAAACCAAGGTAATGGCAATGCTGGTTTTCATTTCACTAATTTTTATCTTTCCCAAGACCAAACTCTCAGTAATGATGATGTCTACTTAGGCTTTGATTCCATCTCTAGTCTTGCACCCTCTGCCGTAGCTTCACGCTCTACATCTTTAACAATTAGAAGCAACACTGTTCCTGGTAATTATTATCTGCTGTATAGAGCTGATGGTGATGGAACAATAAGAGAAAGCAATGAAAATAATAACGTCGCTGCGAGAGCGATCACGATTACTGCACCAGATTTAGTGATCCAAAATGCTACATCTGCTAGTAGTGCTGCCATCGGGACTACACTGCAAGTTAACTATCAACTGAAAAACCAAGGTAATGGAACTGCTGGAGGCAGTAAGACAAGTTTTTATCTTTCACGAGATACGGCATTCGGTGATGATGATATCTACTTAGGTATTGAAACTGAGGCTAATGCTAGTCTGACACCTGGTAGCGTTATTTCTCGCTCCACGTCTATTACGTTTAATTCAACTCTGAATCCTGGCAAATACTACGTCATATTGAAAGCCGATGGAGCAGGATCTGTTGCTGAGAGCAATGAAAGTAACAATGGTTTTTACGTAGACACACCCATTACTTTAAACCCTGCTAATGGTGGTGGATTTAACTCCACTACAGGTTATGGCTTAGTCAACGCCGCCGCCGCCGTAGCCAAAGCCCTTAATCAAAGCACCTTTGCTGATGTCCCTGACTTGGGTGGTAATGATTGGGGAGCGGATGCGATTAAAGCACCTGAAGTCTGGGCGAAGGGATACACTGGTCAAGGTGTTATCGTTGCGGTTGTGGATAGTGGAGTTGACTATACACACCCAGACTTGAGTGCCAATATGTGGAGGAATAGCAGAGAAATTGCGGGTAATGGCATAGATGATGATGGCAATGGTTTCATCGATGATATCTATGGTTGGAACTTTTTCGACAACAACAATACTCCACTAGATGAAGGCGGTCATGGTACTCATGTCGCTGGTACTATTGCTGCTGTGAGAAATACCTTTGGAGTGACTGGTATTGCTTATAATGCCAAAATTATGGCATTGAAAGCGTTGGGTGGTTCTCAAGGAGCAAATTCAGGTAATTCCGTAGGCAATAGTATTCGTTATGCCGCAGATAATGGGGCGCGTGTGATTAATCTCAGCTTAGGAGGATCTAATCCTTCACCTGATACTCTCTCAGCTATTCAATATGCCATCAGTAAAGGAGCAATTGTTGTCTCCGCATCTGGGAATGAAAGTGAGTCAGCACCTGGCTACCCAGCTCGCTATGCAGACCAGTTTGGAATTGCTGTGGGAGCAGTTAATTATAATAGAACCCTAACTAATTTTTCCAATCGTGCTGGAACAACTCCAATGGCATACGTCACCGCCCCTGGTGCATACAGCAACTTAGACATAGGTATATATTCGACGCTTCCAGGTGCTAAATATGGTCTTATGCCAGGAACATCAATGGCAGCTCCTCACGTTGCGGGTGTGGTGGCGCTGATGCTGAGTGCGAGGAATAATCTCACGGATGCTCAAGCGCGTCAGATTCTCACTTCTACAGCAGCGAATGGTGGTACACTCCCCAGTGCTAATTTGAGTACTTTGTCAAACACAGGTAGTAGTAATACGACGCTTTCTGGATTAACTTCTAGCTATACAAGGGCTAGTCTAGTTGAAATTTCTAATTGGACTACAATTCCTCGTGAACAAAGCAATACTAGAGATTTGGCAAATTTAAGCAGAACATTCGCCTACTATCAAGACAGTCGTGATTATCAAAGTGTTCTCTCTTCTCAAGAAGTAGATATTGATGAGGAAAGTATCAACAAGAGACGCAGAAATACACCTAAGACTGTCAGAATTAGTTAA